AAATGTGCAGCTTTAGCTATTAAATCTTTAGCTCTTTGCTCATCTTCAGCAGTTTTTACGCCTGGAATTTCAACCAAGATTTTATCTTCACCTTGTTTAGCAACAGTTGGCTCTGAAAGTCCAAATAAATCAAGTCTATTTCTAATAGTTTCTACAGCTTGATCTATTGCAAATTTAGCAGTTTCTTGTTTTTCCAAGTCACTTAATGTCAACTCATAAATACCATTATCTGATCTTACTACAAGACCTTTAATTTCACTTAATATTTTATCAACTTTTAATTTATCGCCATCTACATCAATTAATTCAAATTTTATTACATTGTCAGTATTTTTGAAACCATCTGTTAAAATATCATCCTTATTAAAAGAATAATTAATACCTGAAGCTATTGACTTAACTTTAGATTTTATAGCTTCATCAGTTTCAACACCTAAAAGCATATGAAGTCCACCTTGCAAATCGAGTCCTAAATTAATCTTAGGACCATTGATATTAAAAAAACTAGGTAAACTTAAAATAACACCAAATAACGTAACAAAAATTAAAACATAAAAACGATATGTAATACTTTTTACTTGATTCTTTTGCATTATTTTGTTGTTTCTGAAACTACATTATTTTCTATTTTTCTAGCTACAAAATTCTTATCTAATTTAGCGACAACTTCATCATTTATTCTAATTTTTAAAAATTCATCTTCAGCTTTCACAACTTCAACAATTAAACCACCATTAGTAACTATTTTATCACCTTTAGTAAGTGAATTTAGCATTTCTTTATGTGCTTTTGCTTGTTTTTGTTGTGGGCGAATAATTAAAAAATAAAAAATTGCAAATAATACAATAAGCGGTAAAAAATTTAATAAAGCATTTTGTTCCATAATCTTTCCTTTTAAACTAATATAGATATATTATAATAAAAAATTTAATCTAAAGTTCTTACAATAAGACTTTTTGGTAAATTAAATTTATTTATTAATTCAATTTCTTTTAATCTCATTTCCCCATTATCTATCTCATGATCATAACCTAGTAAATGTAATAAACCATGTATAAACAACAATGATATTTCATTTTCTAAACTATGTCCTAATTCTTGTGACTTTTCTGCAGCTAATTCAGTATTAATAACTATAGAACCTAAAAAATTTGTATCTAAAAAAGAATTATCATGTGGAAAACTAAGTACATCAGTAGTTTTATTAATTTTTCTTGTATTTTTATTAATTTCTTGCATTCCATCATTATTTATAAAAACTAACTCAACATCACTATTAGTTAGCACAGAAACTATTTTTTCAAGGTAAGTTAT
This portion of the Campylobacter sp. MG1 genome encodes:
- the yajC gene encoding preprotein translocase subunit YajC, which produces MMEQNALLNFLPLIVLFAIFYFLIIRPQQKQAKAHKEMLNSLTKGDKIVTNGGLIVEVVKAEDEFLKIRINDEVVAKLDKNFVARKIENNVVSETTK
- the ybeY gene encoding rRNA maturation RNase YbeY — protein: MILYDNLEEITYLEKIVSVLTNSDVELVFINNDGMQEINKNTRKINKTTDVLSFPHDNSFLDTNFLGSIVINTELAAEKSQELGHSLENEISLLFIHGLLHLLGYDHEIDNGEMRLKEIELINKFNLPKSLIVRTLD